A window of Solanum stenotomum isolate F172 chromosome 3, ASM1918654v1, whole genome shotgun sequence contains these coding sequences:
- the LOC125859879 gene encoding probable auxin efflux carrier component 1c — protein sequence MITLSDFYHVMTAVVPLYVAMILAYGSVKWWKIFSPDQCSGINRFVALFAVPLLSFHFIAANNPYTMNIRFIAADTLQKLIVLGVLAVWANVSKRGSLEWSITLFSLSTLPNTLVMGIPLLKGMYGEFSGSLMVQIVVLQCIIWYTLMLFMFEFRGARLLISEQFPDTAGSIVSIHVDSDVMSLDGRQVLETEAELKEDGKLHVTVRKSNASRSDIFSRRSGGFSSTTPRPSNLTNAEIYSLQSSRNPTPRGSSFNHTDFYSMVAGTAGRNSNFGANDVYGMSNNSRGPTPRPSNYEEESGKSRFNNYLGGAAAPAPTQSNSNTHYPAPNPGMFSPSNNGTKAHKNTAKKGDQEGGKDLHMFVWSSSNSPVSDVFGGQDYTANLDQPAAPNKDVRVPISPGKVEGQRNNNQENYMERDDFSFANRDGADQMNNQDGEKAGENKAKVMPPTSVMTRLILIMVWRKLIRNPNTYSSLFGLTWSLVSFRWNLKMPAIIAQSISILSDAGLGMAMFSLGLFMALQPRIIACGNSVASFAMAVRFLTGPAVMAAASIAVGLRGTLLHVAIVQAALPQGIVPFVFAKEYNVHPDILSTGVIFGMLIALPITLVYYIFMGL from the exons ATGATAACTTTATCTGATTTCTACCATGTTATGACTGCTGTTGTTCCACTTTATGTAGCTATGATACTAGCTTATGGCTCTGTTAAGTGGTGGAAGATTTTCTCACCAGATCAGTGTTCTGGAATCAACAGATTTGTTGCACTTTTTGCAGTTCCACTTCTATCTTTTCACTTTATAGCTGCTAATAATCCTTACACTATGAACATAAGATTCATTGCTGCAGATACTCTGCAGAAACTTATTGTTCTTGGGGTTCTTGCTGTTTGGGCTAATGTAAGCAAAAGGGGTAGTTTGGAATGGAGTATTACACTTTTTTCACTATCAACTCTTCCAAATACTTTAGTTATGGGTATTCCTTTGTTAAAAGGAATGTATGGTGAATTCTCTGGGAGTTTAATGGTGCAAATTGTTGTATTACAGTGTATCATTTGGTACACTTTGATGctttttatgtttgagtttAGAGGTGCAAGATTGCTAATTTCTGAGCAATTTCCTGATACTGCTGGTTCAATTGTATCTATTCATGTTGATTCTGATGTCATGTCATTAGATGGTAGACAAGTTTTAGAGACTGAAGCAGAGTTAAAAGAAGATGGAAAGCTTCATGTTACTGTAAGAAAATCAAATGCCTCAAGGTCTGACATATTTTCAAGAAGGTCAGGAGGATTTTCTTCTACTACACCAAGACCATCCAATTTGACAAATGCAGAGATTTACTCTCTCCAGTCATCAAGAAATCCAACACCAAGAGGGTCTAGTTTTAATCATACTGATTTTTACTCAATGGTGGCTGGTACTGCTGGGAGAAACTCAAACTTTGGTGCTAATGATGTTTATGGTATGTCTAATAATTCAAGAGGGCCAACTCCAAGACCTTCAAATTATGAAGAAGAAAGTGGGAAGTCAAGATTCAATAATTATCTTGGTGGAGCAGCAGCACCAGCACCAACACAGAGTAATAGTAACACTCATTATCCAGCACCAAATCCTGGCATGTTTTCACCTAGTAATAATGGTACCAAAGCACACAAGAATACAGCTAAAAAAGGAGATCAAGAAGGTGGCAAGGATCTTCATATGTTTGTTTGGAGTTCAAGTAACTCTCCTGTTTCTGATGTTTTTGGAGGACAGGATTATACAGCTAATTTAGACCAGCCTGCAGCACCTAATAAGGATGTGAGAGTGCCTATCTCCCCTGGAAAAG TTGAGGGGCAAAGgaacaataatcaagaaaactaCATGGAGAGAGATGATTTCAGCTTTGCAAATAGAGATGGAGCTGATCAAATGAACAATCAAGATGGTGAAAAAGCTGGAGAAAACAAAGCAAAAGTAATGCCACCAACAAGTGTAATGACTAGGCTCATACTCATCATGGTTTGGAGGAAACTTATTAGGAATCCAAACACTTATTCAAGCTTGTTTGGCCTCACTTGGTCTCTAGTTTCATTCAG atGGAATTTGAAGATGCCTGCTATAATTGCACAGTCCATATCTATACTGTCAGATGCAGGACTTGGCATGGCAATGTTCAGTCTTG GTCTGTTCATGGCTTTGCAACCAAGGATCATAGCATGTGGAAATTCTGTTGCATCTTTTGCTATGGCTGTGAGATTCCTTACAGGTCCAGCTGTTATGGCAGCTGCTTCCATTGCTGTTGGTCTTCGTGGAACTCTATTACACGTGGCAATTGTACAG GCAGCTCTACCACAAGGAATTGTTCCTTTTGTCTTCGCTAAGGAATACAACGTTCATCCTGACATTCTTAGCACAGG TGTCATTTTTGGGATGTTGATTGCGTTGCCGATTACATTGGTGTATTACATATTTATGGGACTTTGA